A DNA window from Massilia putida contains the following coding sequences:
- the gpmA gene encoding 2,3-diphosphoglycerate-dependent phosphoglycerate mutase, with product MYKIVFMRHGESTWNLENRFTGWTDVDLTEKGVNEAKTAGRLLKEAGFTFDLAYTSVLKRAIRTLWLAMDEMDMMWLPVKNDWRLNERHYGALQGLDKGETAAKFGDEQVLVWRRSYDTPPPALEANDPRTSFNDPRYAGLDKAQIPLTECLKDTVARVMPAWDEEIAPAIRAGKQILISAHGNSLRAVIKMLDNISDTDIVGLNIPNGTPLVYELDADLKPIRHYYLGDQEAIAAAMAAVANQGKAK from the coding sequence ATGTACAAAATCGTATTCATGCGCCACGGCGAGTCCACCTGGAACCTCGAGAACCGTTTCACCGGCTGGACCGATGTCGACCTGACCGAAAAAGGCGTCAACGAAGCCAAGACGGCCGGCCGCCTGCTGAAGGAAGCCGGCTTCACCTTCGACCTAGCCTACACGTCGGTCCTGAAACGTGCGATCCGCACGCTGTGGCTGGCCATGGACGAGATGGACATGATGTGGCTGCCGGTCAAGAACGACTGGCGCCTGAACGAGCGCCATTACGGCGCCCTGCAAGGCCTGGACAAGGGCGAGACCGCCGCCAAGTTCGGCGACGAGCAGGTGCTCGTATGGCGCCGCAGCTACGACACGCCGCCGCCCGCGCTGGAAGCGAACGATCCGCGCACGTCGTTCAACGATCCGCGCTACGCCGGCCTCGACAAGGCGCAGATCCCGCTGACCGAATGCCTGAAGGACACCGTCGCCCGCGTGATGCCGGCCTGGGACGAAGAAATCGCCCCGGCCATCCGTGCCGGCAAGCAGATCCTGATCTCGGCCCACGGCAACAGCCTGCGCGCCGTGATCAAGATGCTGGACAACATCAGCGACACCGACATCGTCGGCCTGAACATCCCGAACGGCACCCCGCTCGTGTATGAACTGGACGCGGACCTGAAGCCGATCCGTCATTACTACCTGGGCGACCAGGAAGCGATCGCGGCCGCCATGGCCGCCGTGGCCAACCAAGGGAAGGCGAAGTAA